From Musa acuminata AAA Group cultivar baxijiao chromosome BXJ3-8, Cavendish_Baxijiao_AAA, whole genome shotgun sequence, one genomic window encodes:
- the LOC135644194 gene encoding pterocarpan synthase 1-like encodes MASSPSFTLLLLFLFATVAIGSSSREHKEKMTHLHFYFYDYYGGSNATTVTVVSPPGNNTFGSIGVGENILRVGRESSSKLIGKAQELTVQASLESPAYLSALNFVFTAGKYNGSSFSILGRAVLTEPRMERGIVGGTGKFRMARGYTISRLIRSTGTTQMELVFEYDAYIYHY; translated from the coding sequence ATGGCCTCATCTCCATCCTtcactctccttctcctctttctcttcgcCACTGTTGCCATTGGGAGCAGCAGCCGTGAACACAAAGAGAAGATGACGCACCTCCACTTCTACTTTTACGACTACTACGGTGGCTCGAACGCGACCACCGTCACCGTCGTCAGCCCTCCCGGCAACAACACCTTCGGGAGCATCGGGGTGGGCGAAAACATTCTCAGGGTAGGGCGTGAGTCGAGCTCCAAGCTCATCGGGAAAGCGCAGGAGCTCACCGTGCAGGCATCCTTGGAGAGTCCGGCCTACCTCTCGGCGCTAAACTTCGTGTTCACGGCCGGAAAGTACAACGGGAGCAGCTTCTCCATCTTGGGCAGGGCAGTGCTGACGGAGCCTAGGATGGAGCGGGGCATCGTTGGGGGCACCGGCAAGTTCCGGATGGCCCGAGGCTACACCATCAGCAGGCTCATCAGGTCGACTGGAACTACTCAGATGGAGCTTGTTTTTGAGTACGACGCCTACATCTATCACTACTGA
- the LOC135644109 gene encoding dirigent protein 11-like: protein MASSPFSPLLLLPLVILATVAIGSSSDEPKEKMTHLHFYFYDYYGGPNATTITVVSPPGNSSFGSIGVGDNILREGPESSSKLIGRAQELAVQAGQESTAYLSALNFVFTAGEYNGSGFSILGRAVLTETMERGIVGGTGMFRMARGYTLSKLIRSTGTTELELVMEYDAYIYHY, encoded by the coding sequence ATGGCCTCATCTCcattctctcctcttctcctccttcccctCGTCATCTTGGCCACTGTTGCCATTGGGAGCAGCAGTGATGAACCCAAAGAGAAGATGACCCACCTCCACTTCTACTTTTACGACTACTACGGTGGCCCGAACGCGACCACCATCACCGTCGTCAGCCCTCCCGGCAACTCCTCCTTCGGGAGCATCGGTGTGGGCGACAACATTCTGAGGGAAGGGCCCGAGTCGAGCTCCAAGCTCATCGGGAGGGCGCAGGAGCTCGCGGTGCAGGCGGGCCAGGAGAGCACGGCTTATCTCTCGGCGTTAAACTTCGTGTTCACCGCCGGAGAGTACAACGGGAGCGGCTTCTCCATCTTAGGCAGGGCGGTGTTGACGGAGACGATGGAGCGGGGCATCGTCGGGGGCACCGGCATGTTCCGAATGGCGCGGGGCTACACCCTGAGCAAGCTCATCAGGTCAACTGGAACTACCGAACTCGAGCTTGTGATGGAGTACGATGCTTACATCTATCACTACTGA